From the Clostridium putrefaciens genome, one window contains:
- a CDS encoding DUF58 domain-containing protein encodes MYTILYIFLSIFIIDIITCISYYFSININVELNEDTFYVKDNTKVKLIASNKGIFKIPYLTIRGEMFSLKEDKYEGEAISIPYFGVSEYNYCIKFKVRGNYDLKSFTIIISDIFNIINVKKQIKNKDSIKVYPKIYDLKKLMSSKNKFYENSFLKRGFLEDIYSVKEMREYRQGDNLKRINWKVSAKANKLVVKDYEALSCKEVIVLLDMDESIYEEDKLGLKEQNLIDICVSWVRYSLNQNIRVKLYINAKNEEIITIKNKEEFSNLMEFFVENKSDGVREYNKFIVSKSKELMNNTIIMITGKVTGSLIKSLLKIGKDKKNITVFYLEREKTKEGFENLLVNGINLVDINLMVRELHDSSF; translated from the coding sequence TTGTACACTATATTATATATTTTTTTATCTATATTTATAATAGATATTATAACCTGCATATCATACTATTTTTCTATAAATATAAATGTGGAGCTAAATGAAGATACATTTTACGTTAAAGATAATACAAAGGTTAAATTAATAGCTTCTAATAAAGGGATATTTAAGATACCTTATTTAACAATTAGAGGAGAAATGTTTTCTTTAAAGGAAGATAAATATGAAGGTGAAGCTATTTCCATTCCGTACTTTGGAGTATCAGAGTATAACTATTGTATAAAATTTAAAGTTCGAGGAAATTATGACCTGAAAAGCTTTACGATTATTATTTCAGATATATTTAATATAATAAATGTAAAAAAGCAAATTAAAAATAAAGATTCAATAAAAGTTTATCCTAAAATTTATGACTTAAAAAAGTTAATGTCCTCTAAAAACAAGTTTTATGAAAACTCATTTTTAAAGAGGGGATTTCTAGAGGATATATATTCAGTAAAGGAAATGAGGGAGTATAGGCAAGGAGACAATTTAAAGCGAATAAATTGGAAGGTAAGCGCTAAAGCAAATAAGCTTGTTGTAAAAGACTATGAAGCATTATCCTGTAAAGAGGTGATAGTGCTATTAGATATGGATGAATCTATCTATGAAGAAGATAAATTAGGGTTAAAGGAACAAAATCTTATAGATATATGCGTTTCATGGGTAAGATACAGCTTAAATCAAAATATAAGAGTTAAACTTTATATAAATGCTAAAAATGAAGAAATTATAACTATAAAAAATAAAGAAGAGTTTTCTAATCTTATGGAGTTTTTTGTAGAAAATAAAAGTGATGGAGTTAGAGAATATAATAAATTTATAGTATCAAAATCAAAGGAACTAATGAATAATACTATTATAATGATAACAGGCAAGGTTACAGGAAGCTTAATTAAATCTTTATTAAAAATAGGTAAAGATAAAAAGAATATAACAGTTTTTTATTTAGAAAGGGAAAAAACTAAAGAAGGTTTTGAAAACTTATTGGTTAATGGAATAAACTTAGTAGATATTAATCTAATGGTTAGAGAACTTCATGATAGTTCTTTTTAA
- a CDS encoding Cof-type HAD-IIB family hydrolase: MKYKMICTDMDGTLLNTNKEISNKTKESIKRADEMGVHVVLSTGRMFNSANYYASMIDIKTPIISANGAFIRDRSKEEVIYKNVLGKENCKILLEILKRHNIHGHFHTPSSLFSDKLVFSAKIYDDMNKDLPEDNKIEINIIKDNWDEVFEKNEESIVKCIGIDEDVEKVKRAKIDMLKVKGIEVVSSYENNFEIMTNGVSKGRGVEILAAYYNIKPEEIICIGDNENDLSMIKFAALGVAMGNAPSSIKEQADYVTDTNDNDGVAKVIEKFILNSL; this comes from the coding sequence ATGAAATATAAAATGATATGTACCGATATGGATGGTACTTTATTAAATACTAATAAAGAAATCAGTAACAAAACAAAAGAATCTATAAAAAGAGCGGATGAAATGGGGGTACATGTAGTTTTAAGTACAGGAAGAATGTTTAATTCGGCAAACTATTATGCATCAATGATAGATATAAAGACACCTATAATTTCAGCTAATGGAGCATTTATAAGAGATAGGAGCAAGGAAGAGGTTATATATAAAAATGTTTTAGGTAAAGAAAATTGCAAGATTTTACTTGAAATATTAAAAAGACATAATATTCATGGCCATTTCCATACACCAAGTTCATTATTTTCAGACAAACTAGTTTTTTCTGCAAAGATATATGATGATATGAATAAAGATTTACCAGAGGATAACAAAATAGAAATCAACATAATAAAAGATAACTGGGATGAAGTATTTGAAAAAAATGAAGAGTCTATAGTGAAGTGTATAGGGATAGATGAAGATGTAGAGAAGGTTAAAAGAGCTAAAATTGATATGTTAAAGGTTAAAGGCATAGAAGTTGTAAGCTCTTATGAAAATAACTTTGAAATAATGACAAATGGAGTATCTAAAGGAAGAGGAGTAGAGATTTTAGCGGCGTATTATAATATTAAGCCTGAAGAGATAATCTGTATTGGAGATAACGAAAATGATTTATCTATGATAAAATTTGCAGCGCTTGGTGTTGCTATGGGAAATGCCCCTAGTAGTATAAAAGAGCAGGCAGATTATGTAACTGATACTAATGATAATGATGGAGTTGCAAAAGTTATAGAAAAATTCATACTAAATTCACTATAA
- a CDS encoding thioredoxin family protein, with amino-acid sequence MLELNKENFEAEVTNYTEKPVFVDFWGDKCEICLELMPGVHALEEKYSDKIKFASLNIGGSRRLAISQKVLGLPTMIIYKNGERSEVITPDKIGTIDDVENFIKSVYDTL; translated from the coding sequence ATGTTAGAATTAAACAAAGAGAACTTTGAAGCAGAGGTAACTAACTATACAGAAAAGCCTGTATTCGTTGATTTTTGGGGAGATAAGTGTGAAATATGTTTAGAGCTTATGCCAGGAGTACATGCGTTAGAGGAAAAATATAGTGATAAAATAAAATTTGCTAGCTTAAACATTGGTGGTTCTAGAAGACTTGCTATATCACAAAAGGTTTTGGGATTACCAACAATGATAATATACAAAAATGGTGAGAGATCAGAAGTTATAACTCCAGATAAAATAGGCACCATTGATGATGTAGAAAATTTCATAAAATCAGTATACGATACACTATAA
- a CDS encoding GrdX family protein: MIIEKFIVITNNTLSKENLEKHYSVEFLSIAPLDLLCKVRDYIHLGHRLLTHPLMSSIKPNETPFRTVLISRDKLEQLDMDSLNIIENSINTTKRFLNDFDTPNWTEEILQDFQLIDYDLIHHAIN; the protein is encoded by the coding sequence ATGATTATTGAAAAGTTTATTGTAATTACAAATAACACTTTAAGTAAAGAAAACCTGGAAAAGCATTACAGTGTAGAATTTTTAAGTATTGCACCTTTAGACTTGCTTTGTAAGGTTAGGGATTATATACATCTTGGACATAGATTATTAACCCATCCCCTTATGAGTAGTATAAAGCCTAACGAAACTCCATTTAGAACAGTATTAATATCAAGGGACAAGTTAGAACAATTAGATATGGATTCTCTAAATATTATTGAAAATTCTATAAATACTACAAAAAGATTTCTTAATGACTTTGATACACCAAATTGGACAGAGGAAATTTTACAGGACTTTCAATTAATAGATTATGATTTAATACATCATGCTATAAATTAA
- a CDS encoding tRNA (cytidine(34)-2'-O)-methyltransferase, whose product MNLNIVLYQPEIPQNTGNIARTCVLTNSKLHLIKPLGFSLDEKHVKRAGLDYWPLLDIEIHESYEALREKYQDGTFYFSTTKAKYFYHEVEFKEGDFIVFGRESMGLPDSIRDSDPNKCIRIPMINTTTRSLNLSNTVSIVAYEALRQMDFPVMK is encoded by the coding sequence TTGAACTTAAATATAGTATTGTATCAACCAGAAATACCACAAAACACAGGAAATATAGCTAGAACTTGCGTATTAACTAACTCTAAGTTACATCTTATAAAACCTTTAGGTTTTAGTTTAGATGAAAAACATGTTAAAAGAGCTGGTCTTGATTATTGGCCTCTATTAGATATTGAAATTCATGAAAGTTATGAGGCGCTTAGAGAGAAATATCAAGATGGGACATTTTATTTTTCTACTACTAAGGCTAAATATTTTTACCATGAAGTAGAATTTAAAGAAGGTGATTTTATAGTATTTGGTAGAGAATCTATGGGGCTTCCAGATTCCATAAGAGATAGCGATCCTAATAAATGTATAAGAATTCCCATGATTAACACTACAACTAGGTCCTTAAATCTTTCAAATACTGTATCCATAGTGGCTTATGAAGCCTTAAGGCAGATGGATTTTCCTGTTATGAAATAA
- the grdB gene encoding glycine reductase complex selenoprotein B: MILIRVVHYINQFYAGIGGEEKADITPESREGFIGPGMGLNGLLKGEATIVGTIICGDSYFNENMEEAEAKIIEMVKEFKPDLFIAGPAFNAGRYGVACGAVAKAVEEKLNIPVLTAMYPENPGSDMYKKHVYIVETRNSAVGMRQALPAVAKLALKLAKGEEILLPSEDGYIERGIRKNYFNAKRGSERAVDLLVKKLKGEEFESEFKMPVFDRVEALPPVADITKAKIAIVTSGGTVPKGNPDHIESSSASKYGEYNIEGVMDLTKDTYETAHGGYDPTYANDDSDRVIPVDVLRNMEKEGKIGSLHNLFYSTVGNGTAVASSKKFGEEIAKKLIADGVDAVILTSTUGTCTRCGATLVKEIERAGLPVVHMCTVVPISLTVGANRIVPTIAIPHPLGNPALTPKDEYELRYKLVEKALEALETPVEGQKVFEV, encoded by the coding sequence ATAATTTTGATACGTGTAGTACATTATATTAATCAATTTTACGCTGGAATAGGTGGAGAAGAGAAAGCAGATATAACACCAGAATCTAGAGAAGGATTCATAGGACCTGGTATGGGTCTTAATGGATTACTTAAGGGTGAGGCTACCATAGTTGGAACTATAATCTGTGGAGACTCATACTTTAATGAAAATATGGAAGAGGCTGAAGCTAAAATAATAGAAATGGTGAAGGAATTTAAACCAGATTTATTTATAGCGGGACCAGCATTTAATGCAGGAAGATACGGTGTTGCTTGCGGTGCTGTAGCAAAAGCTGTTGAAGAGAAGTTAAATATACCAGTGCTTACAGCAATGTATCCAGAAAACCCTGGATCAGACATGTACAAAAAGCATGTATATATTGTTGAAACAAGAAATAGTGCAGTTGGCATGAGACAGGCTCTTCCAGCAGTAGCTAAATTAGCTTTAAAACTTGCAAAAGGTGAAGAGATATTATTACCATCAGAAGATGGTTACATTGAAAGAGGCATAAGAAAGAACTATTTCAATGCAAAAAGAGGTTCTGAAAGAGCAGTTGATCTATTAGTTAAAAAGCTTAAAGGTGAAGAATTCGAAAGTGAATTCAAAATGCCAGTATTCGATAGAGTAGAAGCATTACCACCAGTAGCTGATATAACTAAAGCTAAAATTGCTATAGTAACATCTGGGGGAACAGTTCCAAAAGGAAACCCAGATCATATAGAATCATCTAGTGCTTCTAAATACGGTGAGTATAACATAGAAGGAGTAATGGATTTAACAAAAGACACTTATGAGACAGCTCATGGTGGATATGATCCAACTTATGCTAATGATGACTCAGATAGAGTAATTCCTGTAGATGTTTTAAGAAACATGGAAAAGGAAGGAAAAATCGGATCACTTCATAATTTATTCTATTCTACAGTTGGTAATGGAACAGCAGTTGCATCTTCAAAGAAATTTGGAGAAGAAATAGCTAAAAAGTTAATCGCTGATGGAGTAGATGCAGTTATATTAACTTCTACTTGAGGAACTTGTACACGTTGCGGTGCAACGTTAGTTAAAGAAATTGAAAGAGCTGGATTACCAGTAGTTCATATGTGTACGGTAGTTCCAATATCTCTAACAGTTGGAGCTAACAGAATAGTTCCTACTATAGCTATACCACATCCATTAGGAAACCCAGCATTAACTCCTAAAGATGAGTATGAGCTTAGATACAAATTGGTTGAAAAGGCTCTAGAAGCTCTTGAAACACCAGTAGAAGGTCAAAAGGTATTTGAAGTTTAA
- a CDS encoding glycine/sarcosine/betaine reductase component B subunit yields MRLEIGNIFIKDVQFGPETKVQNGVLYVNKEELLQEVSGDERIQSIDFDIARPGEEVRIIPVKDVIEPRVKVEGKGGIFPGFMSKVDTVGSGRTHVLKGAAVVTTGKIVGFQEGIIDMAGEGAKYTPFSKTNNLVIIVEPKEGVLQHDHEQAVRMVGFKAATYLGKAGKNVEPDEVKTFETLPLLEQVKQYPDLPKVVYVYMLQTQGLLHDTYVYGVDAKKIIPTFIYPTEVFDGAVVSGNCVSACDKNPTYVHLNQPIIEDLYSRHGKDYNFLGCVITNENVYLADKERSSSMTAKLVEFLGAEAVIISEEGFGNPDADLVMNCNKITEKGIKTVLVTDEYAGQDGSSQSLADSTPKGDAIVTGGNANEVITLPPMKRVIGHPEVANIIAGGYLGSLREDGSINAEIQVITGATSEVGFNYLTAKGY; encoded by the coding sequence TTGCGTCTAGAAATTGGAAATATATTCATAAAGGATGTTCAATTTGGACCAGAGACTAAAGTTCAAAATGGTGTACTCTATGTAAATAAAGAAGAATTGTTACAAGAAGTGTCTGGAGATGAGAGAATTCAAAGCATCGACTTTGATATCGCAAGACCAGGTGAAGAAGTAAGAATTATACCTGTAAAAGACGTAATTGAGCCTAGAGTAAAAGTTGAAGGTAAGGGTGGAATATTCCCAGGCTTCATGAGTAAAGTTGATACTGTAGGATCAGGAAGAACACATGTATTAAAAGGCGCTGCTGTAGTTACTACAGGTAAAATTGTAGGGTTCCAAGAAGGGATTATTGACATGGCAGGAGAGGGTGCTAAATACACTCCATTCTCAAAAACTAATAACTTAGTTATAATAGTTGAGCCAAAAGAAGGCGTACTTCAACATGATCATGAGCAAGCAGTAAGAATGGTAGGATTTAAAGCAGCTACATACTTAGGTAAGGCAGGGAAAAATGTAGAGCCTGACGAAGTAAAAACTTTTGAAACATTACCATTGTTAGAGCAAGTTAAACAGTACCCAGACTTACCAAAGGTTGTATATGTTTACATGCTTCAAACTCAAGGATTACTTCACGATACCTATGTTTATGGAGTAGATGCTAAGAAGATAATTCCTACATTTATCTACCCAACAGAAGTATTTGATGGAGCCGTAGTAAGCGGAAACTGTGTTTCAGCTTGCGATAAGAATCCAACTTATGTTCATTTAAACCAACCTATAATTGAAGACTTATATTCAAGACATGGTAAAGATTATAACTTCTTAGGTTGTGTTATAACTAATGAAAACGTATATCTTGCAGACAAAGAAAGATCATCAAGTATGACTGCAAAATTAGTTGAATTCTTAGGAGCAGAAGCAGTTATAATATCAGAAGAAGGATTTGGTAATCCAGATGCTGACTTAGTTATGAACTGTAACAAGATAACAGAAAAAGGCATAAAAACAGTACTTGTTACTGATGAATATGCAGGACAAGATGGAAGTTCACAATCACTTGCAGACTCAACTCCAAAAGGAGATGCGATAGTTACAGGCGGAAACGCTAATGAAGTTATAACATTGCCTCCAATGAAGAGAGTAATAGGTCACCCAGAAGTTGCAAATATAATTGCTGGAGGATACCTAGGAAGTCTAAGAGAAGATGGATCTATAAATGCAGAAATTCAAGTTATAACAGGAGCTACTTCAGAAGTTGGGTTTAACTACTTAACTGCTAAGGGTTACTAA
- the trxB gene encoding thioredoxin-disulfide reductase: MAQIYDTIILGGGPAGLSAGLYASRSKMKTLLIERGKFGGQTATTDELENYPGSAPDCTGPQLVERMRKQAEEFGTEFLKDEVLEVELEGKIKKIICKKGTYEAKTIIIATGAYPRLSGFKNETELRGKGVSYCATCDADFFTELDVAVIGGGDSAIDEAIYLTKFADSVTIIHRREGFRAAKTSLEKAQKNPKIKFILDTVVEEAKGDEILEGLVLRNVKTNEVTDLTVDGCFVFVGYLPISELFKGKIKLNDRGDIITDEEMRCDIEGVFAAGDIREKTLRQVVTATADGAIAATTAEKYVEANFED, translated from the coding sequence ATGGCTCAAATTTATGATACAATAATACTAGGCGGTGGCCCAGCAGGTTTATCCGCAGGATTATACGCTTCAAGATCAAAGATGAAAACTCTTTTAATAGAAAGAGGTAAGTTTGGTGGTCAAACAGCTACTACAGATGAATTAGAAAACTATCCAGGATCAGCTCCAGACTGTACAGGACCACAATTAGTAGAGAGAATGAGAAAGCAAGCAGAAGAATTTGGAACTGAGTTTTTAAAAGATGAGGTTTTAGAAGTTGAATTAGAAGGAAAGATAAAGAAGATAATTTGTAAAAAGGGAACTTATGAAGCTAAAACTATAATAATAGCTACAGGTGCTTACCCAAGACTTTCAGGATTCAAAAATGAAACTGAACTTAGAGGTAAGGGAGTTTCTTACTGTGCAACTTGTGATGCTGATTTCTTTACAGAATTAGATGTAGCTGTTATAGGTGGTGGAGATTCTGCTATAGATGAAGCTATATACTTAACTAAGTTTGCAGATAGTGTAACTATAATTCATAGAAGAGAAGGATTTAGAGCAGCTAAAACTTCTTTAGAAAAAGCACAAAAGAATCCAAAAATAAAATTCATATTAGACACAGTAGTTGAAGAGGCTAAGGGCGATGAAATTCTTGAGGGATTAGTTCTTAGAAATGTAAAAACAAATGAAGTAACTGATCTTACTGTAGATGGATGTTTTGTATTTGTAGGATATCTTCCAATATCAGAATTGTTTAAAGGAAAAATTAAGCTAAATGATAGAGGCGATATAATAACTGATGAGGAAATGAGATGTGACATTGAAGGCGTATTTGCAGCTGGAGACATAAGAGAAAAGACTTTAAGACAAGTAGTAACAGCTACTGCTGACGGAGCTATTGCAGCAACTACAGCAGAAAAATATGTAGAAGCTAATTTTGAGGATTAA
- the grdA gene encoding glycine/sarcosine/betaine reductase complex selenoprotein A has product MLEGKKVIAIGDRDGIPGPAIESCVKSAGAEVVFVSTECFVUTAAGAMDLEIQQRVKDLSEKHGPENLIVIIGGAEAEASGLSAETVAAGDPTFAGPLAGVELGLGVYHMVEPEIKDECNAEIYDEQCGMMEMVLDVDTIISEVKGVRDQFSKFNK; this is encoded by the coding sequence ATGTTAGAAGGAAAAAAAGTTATTGCAATAGGAGATAGAGACGGTATACCAGGTCCTGCTATAGAATCTTGCGTAAAATCCGCAGGAGCAGAAGTAGTTTTCGTTTCAACAGAATGCTTTGTTTGAACAGCTGCAGGAGCTATGGATCTGGAGATCCAACAAAGAGTAAAAGACCTTTCTGAAAAGCATGGTCCAGAAAATTTAATAGTTATAATAGGTGGAGCAGAAGCAGAAGCTTCAGGACTTTCAGCAGAAACAGTTGCTGCTGGAGACCCAACATTTGCAGGTCCTTTAGCAGGAGTTGAGCTAGGACTTGGAGTTTACCACATGGTAGAACCTGAAATCAAAGACGAATGCAATGCAGAAATTTATGATGAGCAATGCGGAATGATGGAAATGGTTTTAGATGTAGATACTATAATATCAGAAGTTAAAGGTGTAAGAGATCAATTTTCTAAATTCAATAAATAA
- a CDS encoding transglutaminase-like domain-containing protein, whose translation MGLKNIRWVAIIFYLNIIFFFKLLINSYKIINFNYTYITILILITFIFFYVYKEILVYKRYKVAVWSLIIIVSLIFIYFNKESVIMFNKSIIEDLDLLNTIISSGKDTNFNDYKRIITVILPIFCLVIFSFFYKGITHILLILITFTMLFLWYLGYETSVEASLFYYSLIVVVDFSVSSNIHNMKKMRTHNIREDINSTSVITQTLFYGCLIAMLIKLYPVNIEGRYGNILKSKINSAITSENIEGSLNEKGYGLKVSGYNDSSFKLGGKIQLDNKEAFKVKTDQSYHLKGSVKTIYTGNSWLVQYEELHNMFKNRDTNSRYISYFGEMKKDQMYIETINIKTNTLFTPIYTIDINYPESKSIYKDESTDIYKSSNIIKEVYKLEFIDEYRMKPILINKGTDYAREDLYNYTQLPDSITERTKALVEDIVKGTDNPLEKSKRINEYLESNYNYSLDVKDVPLDKDFVDYFLFEEKKGYCVYFATASTVMNRIAGVPSRYVEGFNMPKEKNYEDFYLVTNKDAHAWTEILVDSKNMIWTIEDSAPTAREYESSLSENMPEVNINSASDENLMQDHSKDIIDKDTGDEGNDINTNLNYRDKGNYILINVIIAVFIYLGINIVTQNRRKNKILKGDYKYSYFYLERRLKTIGIKREDNETEKDYINKISNIKLRDTCIELIEFLYKDYYGDYKSTEFKGERFYFNLESYLRKTQGISYYLYRNIIFFRVKTNS comes from the coding sequence ATGGGATTAAAGAATATAAGATGGGTGGCCATTATATTTTATTTAAACATAATTTTCTTTTTTAAGTTATTAATAAATAGTTATAAGATTATAAACTTTAATTATACATATATAACTATTTTGATATTAATAACTTTTATTTTCTTTTATGTATATAAAGAAATTTTAGTGTATAAAAGGTATAAGGTAGCAGTTTGGAGTTTAATAATCATAGTAAGTTTAATATTCATATACTTTAATAAAGAAAGTGTTATTATGTTTAACAAGTCTATTATAGAAGATTTAGATTTATTAAATACAATTATATCAAGTGGAAAGGATACAAACTTTAACGATTATAAAAGAATAATAACTGTTATACTTCCTATATTTTGTTTAGTGATATTTTCATTTTTCTACAAAGGAATTACTCATATCTTATTGATTTTAATCACCTTTACTATGCTGTTTTTATGGTATTTAGGTTATGAGACTTCAGTTGAGGCAAGCTTATTTTATTACTCTTTAATTGTAGTTGTTGATTTTTCTGTATCATCTAATATACACAATATGAAAAAGATGAGAACACACAATATAAGAGAAGATATAAATAGCACCTCAGTAATTACACAAACCTTATTTTACGGATGTTTAATAGCAATGCTAATTAAATTGTATCCAGTAAATATTGAAGGTAGGTATGGAAACATATTAAAGTCTAAAATAAATAGTGCCATAACTAGTGAAAATATAGAAGGTAGTTTAAATGAAAAGGGTTATGGATTAAAGGTTTCAGGATATAATGATAGTAGCTTTAAACTAGGTGGTAAAATACAATTAGATAATAAAGAAGCTTTTAAGGTGAAGACTGATCAAAGCTACCACTTAAAGGGAAGTGTAAAAACTATTTATACAGGGAATTCTTGGCTTGTACAATATGAAGAATTACACAATATGTTTAAAAATAGGGACACAAATAGTAGGTATATAAGTTATTTTGGAGAAATGAAAAAAGACCAAATGTATATAGAGACTATTAATATTAAAACCAACACGTTATTTACTCCGATTTATACCATAGATATAAATTATCCAGAAAGTAAAAGTATTTATAAAGACGAAAGTACAGACATTTATAAATCTTCTAATATAATAAAAGAAGTATATAAATTAGAATTTATAGATGAGTATAGAATGAAACCTATATTAATTAATAAGGGTACGGATTATGCTAGGGAAGATTTATATAACTACACTCAGTTACCAGACTCCATAACTGAAAGAACTAAAGCTTTAGTAGAGGATATAGTAAAGGGAACGGATAATCCATTAGAAAAGTCAAAAAGGATAAACGAATACTTAGAATCAAATTATAACTATTCTTTAGATGTTAAAGATGTTCCCTTAGATAAAGACTTTGTAGATTACTTTCTATTTGAAGAAAAGAAGGGCTATTGTGTCTATTTTGCAACGGCATCAACTGTTATGAATAGGATAGCAGGGGTTCCATCAAGGTATGTGGAAGGGTTTAATATGCCAAAGGAGAAGAATTATGAAGACTTTTATTTAGTTACGAATAAAGATGCTCATGCTTGGACAGAAATACTAGTAGATTCTAAAAATATGATATGGACTATAGAAGATTCAGCTCCTACAGCTAGAGAATATGAAAGTTCCTTAAGCGAAAACATGCCTGAAGTTAACATAAATAGCGCTTCTGATGAGAATTTAATGCAAGACCATAGTAAAGATATAATTGATAAAGATACTGGTGATGAGGGAAATGACATAAATACTAATTTAAATTATAGAGATAAAGGTAATTATATTTTAATTAACGTAATAATTGCAGTATTTATATACCTTGGTATTAACATAGTTACTCAAAATAGAAGAAAAAACAAAATATTAAAGGGTGATTATAAATATTCTTATTTCTATTTAGAAAGAAGACTTAAAACTATAGGAATAAAAAGAGAAGACAATGAAACAGAAAAGGATTATATAAATAAGATTAGTAATATTAAGCTTAGAGATACATGTATAGAGTTAATAGAATTCTTATATAAAGATTATTATGGAGATTACAAATCAACGGAGTTTAAAGGGGAAAGGTTTTATTTTAATTTAGAAAGTTATTTAAGAAAAACACAAGGAATAAGCTACTATCTTTATAGAAATATTATATTTTTTAGGGTTAAAACTAATTCTTAG